From Rhodovibrio salinarum DSM 9154:
CATGTCGAGCATGCCCTTGTCGACCATCTTGCGCAGGTTGCCGGAGGTGAAACCGTTCTCCCATTCGCCAACGCCGGAGGTCCAGGTCACGGCGACGTCGACGTCGCCGTTCAGCAACGCCAGGACGTTCTGCTCGTGACCGCCGGAGAAGGTGGTCTTGGCGAAGTAGTCGTCCGGATTGATCCCCATCTCGTCGAACGCGCTGACCGGGATCAGGTAGCCGGAGGTGGAGTTCGGATCGGCGTAGCCGAGCAGCTTGCCCTTGGCGTCCTCGATCGTCTCGATGCCGGAGCCCTTCCGGCTCAGCATGATCGAGTGGTAGCCCTTGGCGCCGTTGGTCTGGATGCGGCTCAGCACCGGCTCGACCGCGTCCGGGTCCTCGATGTGGATGCCGGCATAGCCGCTGGAGCCCAGGAAGGCGTAATCCAGAGTGCCGCCGAGCAGGCCTTCCATCGTGCCGGCATAGTCGGACGATGGGAACAGCTTGGTGTCGACGCCCAGCAGGCTCTCGAACCGGTCCTCCATGCACTGGTACTTGCGCAGGCGGTCCTGCTCGTTCTCGCCGCCGATGATGCTGACGCGGAAGCTATCGATGCCGGCTTCGGGACGCTCCTGAGCCTGTGCCACGCTCGCGCCGGTTACACCGATGACGGCAGCCGCAGCGGCCAGGCTGATCTTCTTCCAGGCGTTCATATGCCTCTCCTTGGGATGAAGCGGGGGGTACGTTCGTGGTTTTGGCGGGAAGGGTATTGTTATCGTCGCTGGGGGCGACGTGACGGGTCCGACGGCCGCGGCCGGCGCGGGCCCTCCTCCCGACCGGCGCCCCCTTTGTTCAC
This genomic window contains:
- the phnD gene encoding phosphonate ABC transporter substrate-binding protein, translated to MNAWKKISLAAAAAVIGVTGASVAQAQERPEAGIDSFRVSIIGGENEQDRLRKYQCMEDRFESLLGVDTKLFPSSDYAGTMEGLLGGTLDYAFLGSSGYAGIHIEDPDAVEPVLSRIQTNGAKGYHSIMLSRKGSGIETIEDAKGKLLGYADPNSTSGYLIPVSAFDEMGINPDDYFAKTTFSGGHEQNVLALLNGDVDVAVTWTSGVGEWENGFTSGNLRKMVDKGMLDMSEVQQVWMSDLIPNGPAVLRTTLPQQVKVAVKGSLMTMPWDDPECFYQTFGGNYAGFFEVNHDFYQGIVNARRKEIEQAEAN